The DNA window TTTACATCTGCAAGTTGTAAGCATACGGTATACCTCGGATATAACACTTAAGAGTTCAGTTAGCATGTATGGGAGAGGGCTTAAATGTAATGTTGGACTGTGATAGATCAGTTGAGTGGTTGGGGAATGCCTGGAAAGCCTTTTAGATGCAGTATATCAGACATGAATCACAATTTATTATCCAGCAGCACGTTTTAGTATAATCTTTATTAGACCAATTAGAATACAATCTACAGGTTTTATTTGAAAAGGCTTCCAGGAAAAACATTATCGCCTTGATTGATCAGGCTGTGCCCTGGTAAAATGGTTCTAGTACTGGCCAAAGGTGAACAACAAGTAGATGCATCCAGAACTTAACTTCCATGTTTATGCTTTTGAGTTTCCTAagctatttctttttttctttatgagGTTTAGTGTGACTGGTGTGTCCAGAGAATTACAAATGTTCAactgcaatttttttttgttttgcttGTAAGTAAACCTGACATAGCATTACTTAAGTGGATTCATGCATGGCTTTTTTCAAGTGAACAATGCTGGGACAATAAACGGGAACAATAAATTATGGGAGGTTCCGGAAGATGAATTTGACACTGTCATTGATACGAACATCAAGGGTACTGCAAATGTACTACGCAACTTCATTCCAGTTATGATTGAGAACAAGCATGGGATAATTGTCAACATGTCGTCTGGATGGGGAAGATCTGCTGCTGCACAGGTAATATACGTTACTGCATGTGTATTTTACCCATACTCTTATATTTCTAGGCTGTATGCATGTGTACCTAGCACCTATTAGTTATTTTATTGAGTATGTGAAATATAGGCACTATTTTAGTTGTTAACTTGTAGTGGCTACTACACAACAAATTAAAGGATGCTTCTTACATTGTTATGCTTTAATGTGTTGCTGaatattactattttttataaccTATTCCATGCCAATGAACTTCATCTGAAAAATCATTTCATCAGCCATCAGGTTAAAAGATATGTATGGTGAGCATTTCTTAGTTTCAATCATTGATCTTCTGAAGTTGATCTATACCAGATAGGTGTAAGATGACCAAGATCTGAGCTCCGAATTTCAATCCCTGAGTGCCTAGATCAGTAGATTGTAAGTCCCTCTGTTTTGGATCATGTTTCTTATGAGGTGGGACTTTATGAAAATACTAGGTGGCTCCTTATTGTGCTTCAAAGTGGGCAGTGGAGGGCTTGACAAGGTCAGTTGCGAAGGAGCTGCCTCCTGGCATCGCTGTTGTTGCGCTCAATCCTGGTGTGATCAACACTGATATGCTTCAATCATGTTTTGGCACTTCGGCTTCTCTATACCCAACGCCTGAATCATGGtacacacacactctctctcagtGCAtcgattgtagtcttcttttgTGAATTTATTAGTGCTATATTTCTGTTGCTATCAGCCTGAAGTGCTATCTTTCTTTTTCTATCTATTGGCTCCTTAACTGTAGTGAAGAGTCAAAAACTTGCCTGTAGAAGTTCACAGAAAAATTAAGTAATTATAGATGAAATACACAGTCGTCAAAATTGATCGGCTCTCGAGATCCATTGAGGCTACTTATCTTTGTTTCCGAGATCTGATCTGAATTTTGGTTTTCTTAAAAGTCCATTTGCTTTGGCTGGGTTCAAGTAGGGTTACAAGTTGTAGTGAATATTGATCTGTTGAGCTAAAGTTGTTTGGTATTTTTATTTTGCAGGGCACCTAGGGCAGCTACTCTGATTCTGCACCTTACAGTGGCTGACAATGGTGCACCTCTCACCGTGTGATATGACACGACGACATGGATGTTTGGTGCCTGAAGTCTGAAGAGTAAATCCATCCTGTTTTGTAGACTAGTAAGGTAATAGATCATTCATGTAAGCTAGTGTGCCCTGAAAAAAATCATTCCAGTTTGGCTCTAAAATGTCAGTTTGAACCCGAATATACTAATCATTCAATAGTTTTTATTATGACGGTCCTCCGCTTGGGCAATTAATTGTTCCAATGTATCATTGGGAGCCATACTGAATTTCACAAttgagaatgaaaaaaattaagcGAGAAAATTGAGTGAGGGAGGAGAGGTTTTTTcctgaaaaaaaattatgtgatGAATGAGATATTAATAAATGAATTGGaggataaaaaaagaaaaaagaaaaacgaaaaaagAATGTTAATATAATGATTTTATTTGAGAAAGTGagacaattttaaaaaaaaatatcaaatggCTATAAAAACGAAGCCCATTTGTAGGAGTCCGGCCAAGATGGGACAATTGCAACGCGTCGAGACGCGACACTATTCCTAGCtcgcgttgtggatgctctaaactcGGCAAAACatttattctttaaaaatattcgtaacaaataaaaacacattcaCACAATAGACCGGAACTGGAGTCTCACATAAAAAGTTCATGTTGCCAGATTGCGTCTCACTAATTGGCTTCGTTTCATCATCGGCAAACATTATGAAAGCAGCTATCCGCCATAATTTGTTCATCTTAGTTGAGCTGGATGTGTATCAAaaactatatatacatatatacgtatGACTCTTATCCTAACTTGGGAGTCGATTATTGGTATGCCCTGGTTTATACGACATATACATTCATCACAAATACACGTTACCCAAAATATGAAGCAATCAAATAAATCAGTCTCTCTCAGAAACTGGCACGTTTTCAACAACCGAACCTTAAAGGCTGTCTATTTGTGGTGAACAAGCTCAGGGTAGAGCCCCAATACATGCTCCGGCATAAAATCGTGCCTTGTCAAGATTCCGACCACCGGATGTCTCTGCAAAATACCAAATAGAGATGTCAAACAATCCAAAAAAGCTATACGATACAGTGGCAAAAGCAGAACATGGCAAGTATTATTACCCCGGGTGTTTTGGGGATAACGCACAAGTGTCGGAGGGCGAGTTGTCGAAAGAGGATGGCAGCTTTGGCAAGAGACATGGTCTCTACAACCATGTAGGGGGATGAGTTGGTAATCGGATGGAGATCAACATACATCTCCATTTCCTCCGGGGTCAAGTCGATGTCGCTCACTTTAAGCCCCTTCCCCAACCCAGGCTTAGCAAAGTCAAAGGCGTCATACGTCCTCAAAACTTGCCCTCCACACACCACCCTGTTCTTGGTGAACTTCTTCCGGTCGAGCAGCACCAGTAGATGAGACCTCAGCACAAGGCCGCACAGCTCCGGTGCATCTGTGAATGGAGGCTCGTCGATCACTGGAAACCCGTTGTGTCCGGTCGTCTCCAGAGCATGCATTATATTCCCGACCTTCTCAACACCAGAGAAGGTGATCAATGGGCCAGAGCAAACGTCCCCAGCAGCCAGGTGCTTCATGTATGGCTCTGCATGGGCTTCCAAGTAGGGCAACCCCTTCATCTGTACAATTTGGTCGTAGACGCCATGGTTGAAACTGTCCGCCACTGTTTTCGATATGAGGAGGACAAGCATTATCAAGGGGAGCATCAGTAGGTTGTTGGTAAGCTCCAGGAGTATTACACAAAGAGACACTGTCATCCTCATGGTGCCACCGAGGAAAGAAGCAGCTCCCAGAACGGAGAAGAGGCCAAGGTCAAGGGTAGACAAAGAACCCAAGAGTCTTCCAACAAGGCGCCCGTACGTGGCTCCAGCAAGTATGACAGGAATGAAAAGCCCAGACGGGATAGCAATGCCATAAGTAGCAATTCCTAGGAAATATGTCCCAGCAAAGAAAATGATCAGTGAGGAGATTTCAAACTCGTTTCTGTTTGTCGAACTCAACAGGTTACGGATGGCATCATCGCTAGTGTTGAGAAAAAGGGACGCCAGATCATTGTAGTGTCCAGGCTGACATTGGAAGCTCTTGTAGTTTCCAGAGCGACCAATTGTCGGGCACTCTTTCTCCGATCCATTAGGACATGGAATGCACTTTGCCAACCATGGCAGGCCGAAGGCGAAACAGGATGTCAGAAGGGTAATAACTGCGACAAGTAGGACTCTGAAAGAAGGGCCTCTCCTGCAAGGAAACAAATAACAATATTTGTTAGTAACTATAGAATTGTGACTTATAGTGGATCAATTAATCATCGACAGCAAGGACAGAAGCAGTTCTTTGTAAAGGTGGAAGAAAGAGAGGGGTGTCTATCAGCTAAATAGTAAAAACAGTTAGCCAGAAGAAAAACAAGAGGTTATACAACTGTTGTTGAACAAGTTAGACAAGAATGTTTATAATGATACGAAAGTGATCTTTGAGCATGATTTTAAAATGTCATCAACAATAGTTGCAAAGTTTACATAAATAGTGGAAGGGCAGAAGGCTGAAACATACTCGTTAACCAAGGTATATGTTCTCAAGACTTTGTCCACAAAAAAATTGTATATGCTTCCCAAAAGACCTCCCAGAACTCCAATTAGTACAACTGCGAGCAGATCTGCATTGGTATAATTAGGAATTGCAGAATGCATTTCAAACATAATGAGTCCTCCTTGTCCGAAGAGTCCACAATTGCCACCACGGCAAAAGTTTATGAGACTTCTTAATACAACAGCTACAATGGCAGTTGTGAAGAAGGTCCTCCAAAGTAGAGCACTCCGCCACCTggaaaacaaaataacaaataCAGATTATCCCTATTATAG is part of the Salvia splendens isolate huo1 chromosome 6, SspV2, whole genome shotgun sequence genome and encodes:
- the LOC121809540 gene encoding chloride channel protein CLC-c-like produces the protein MDHRQPESDYVDGGGDIENDGRGSDASSFSEAREPLLNLRSRINTTSQIAIVGAKVYPIESLDYEMIENDLFKQDWRSRKRVQIFQYIFLKWTLALLIGLCTGLVGFLNNMAVENIAGYKLVITSDLMFNDKYLQAFAAFAGTNVILAICAGALCAYIAPAAAGSGIPEVKAYLNGIDAHSILAPSTLFVKIFGSILGVSAGLVVGKEGPMVHTGACIANLLGQGGSRKYRLTWKWLRYFKNDRDRRDLITCGAAAGVAAAFRAPVGGVLFALEEAASWWRSALLWRTFFTTAIVAVVLRSLINFCRGGNCGLFGQGGLIMFEMHSAIPNYTNADLLAVVLIGVLGGLLGSIYNFFVDKVLRTYTLVNERGPSFRVLLVAVITLLTSCFAFGLPWLAKCIPCPNGSEKECPTIGRSGNYKSFQCQPGHYNDLASLFLNTSDDAIRNLLSSTNRNEFEISSLIIFFAGTYFLGIATYGIAIPSGLFIPVILAGATYGRLVGRLLGSLSTLDLGLFSVLGAASFLGGTMRMTVSLCVILLELTNNLLMLPLIMLVLLISKTVADSFNHGVYDQIVQMKGLPYLEAHAEPYMKHLAAGDVCSGPLITFSGVEKVGNIMHALETTGHNGFPVIDEPPFTDAPELCGLVLRSHLLVLLDRKKFTKNRVVCGGQVLRTYDAFDFAKPGLGKGLKVSDIDLTPEEMEMYVDLHPITNSSPYMVVETMSLAKAAILFRQLALRHLCVIPKTPGRHPVVGILTRHDFMPEHVLGLYPELVHHK
- the LOC121806322 gene encoding NADPH-dependent pterin aldehyde reductase-like, which gives rise to MTTPLPPTAMNIVAGAASTSLKTVLITGVSRGLGKALALELASRGHTVIGCSRSPEKLSALQTELASASDGRSNADKHIFMNVDVRSNRSVEELARAVVEKKAIPDIIVNNAGTINGNNKLWEVPEDEFDTVIDTNIKGTANVLRNFIPVMIENKHGIIVNMSSGWGRSAAAQVAPYCASKWAVEGLTRSVAKELPPGIAVVALNPGVINTDMLQSCFGTSASLYPTPESWAPRAATLILHLTVADNGAPLTV